A stretch of Aureispira sp. CCB-E DNA encodes these proteins:
- a CDS encoding leucine-rich repeat domain-containing protein, which yields MKLLTTLLAISCALCAETTMAQNVNIPDANFKAYLVGNSSINTNGDSEIQVSEAAAFTGTILCSNRSISDMTGIESFTNLTRLDCNVNQLSSLDVSSNTNLTILSCNANQLSSLDVSSNTNLTRLHCYSNQLSSLDVSSNTNLTRLYCYSNQLSSLDVSSNTNLTELHCHNNQLSSLDVSSNTNLTELSCSANQLGSLDVSNNTNLTRLYCHTNQLSSLDVSNNTNLTRLYCHTNQLSSLDVSNNTNLTQLYCNANQLSSLDVSNNTNLTELHCHNNQLSSLDVSSNTNLTGLSCSANQLSSLDVSSNTNLTRLYCYTNQLSSLDVSSNTNLTRLLCYNNQLSNLDVKNGNNSNFTSFNAVNNPNLQCIEVDDSTYSANNWLNIDAIATFSTDCSLYNSTTTINNGVNIRAYPNPTSQNIRLEFGQLYEQVQIQVTDLRGQVVLDKTIENAVTTTTELPEPTGIYFVAVKTANETRVLKVVKE from the coding sequence ATGAAACTATTAACTACACTCCTTGCTATTAGTTGTGCTTTGTGTGCAGAAACAACAATGGCTCAAAATGTAAACATTCCTGATGCTAATTTTAAGGCTTACTTGGTCGGAAACTCCTCTATTAACACCAATGGAGATAGTGAAATTCAAGTTTCGGAGGCTGCGGCTTTTACAGGGACTATACTTTGTTCTAATCGAAGTATCAGTGACATGACAGGAATTGAGAGTTTTACGAACTTAACTCGATTAGATTGTAATGTTAACCAACTAAGCAGCTTGGACGTGAGCAGCAATACCAACTTAACTATATTATCTTGTAATGCTAACCAACTAAGCAGCTTGGACGTGAGTAGTAATACCAACTTAACTCGATTACATTGTTATTCTAACCAGCTAAGCAGCTTGGATGTGAGTAGTAATACCAACTTAACTCGATTATATTGTTATTCTAACCAGCTAAGCAGCTTGGATGTGAGTAGTAATACCAATTTAACTGAATTACATTGTCATAATAACCAACTAAGCAGTTTGGATGTGAGTAGCAATACGAACTTAACGGAATTGTCTTGTAGTGCTAACCAACTAGGCAGCTTGGATGTGAGTAATAATACGAACTTAACTCGATTATATTGTCATACTAACCAACTAAGCAGCTTGGATGTGAGTAATAATACGAACTTAACTCGATTATATTGTCATACTAACCAACTAAGCAGCTTGGATGTGAGTAATAATACGAACTTAACTCAATTATATTGTAATGCTAACCAACTAAGCAGCTTAGATGTGAGTAATAATACGAACTTAACTGAATTACATTGTCATAATAACCAACTAAGCAGTTTGGATGTGAGTAGCAATACGAACTTAACGGGATTGTCTTGTAGTGCTAACCAACTAAGCAGCTTGGATGTGAGTAGCAATACGAACTTAACTCGATTATATTGCTATACTAACCAACTAAGTAGCTTAGATGTAAGTAGTAATACGAACTTAACTCGATTGCTTTGTTATAATAACCAACTAAGTAATTTAGATGTGAAAAATGGAAATAATTCAAATTTTACTTCTTTTAATGCGGTGAACAACCCAAACTTACAATGCATCGAAGTAGACGATTCCACCTATTCCGCAAATAATTGGTTAAATATAGATGCTATAGCTACCTTCAGCACAGACTGTAGCCTATACAACAGTACAACAACAATTAACAATGGTGTTAACATCAGAGCTTATCCCAATCCAACCTCCCAAAATATCAGATTAGAATTTGGTCAGTTATATGAGCAGGTTCAAATCCAAGTAACAGATTTAAGAGGGCAAGTTGTTTTAGACAAAACAATAGAAAATGCTGTAACTACTACGACAGAGTTGCCTGAGCCAACAGGGATTTATTTTGTTGCTGTGAAAACAGCCAATGAAACTAGAGTGCTAAAAGTAGTCAAAGAATAA
- a CDS encoding ABC transporter ATP-binding protein translates to MGNKDRKVLLEVRNLKTYFKTDDGVAKAVDDVSFTIYRGETVGIVGESGSGKSVTCLSIMRLIASPPGYIAGGEILYHRTDGTVVDLVQASKRKMRYFRGNEISMIFQEPMTSLNPVYTCGNQVTETILLHQDTTKTKAKELTLELFKKVKLPNPTRIFDAYPHQLSGGQKQRVMIAMALSCNPNILVADEPTTALDVTVQKAILELMDDLRKEIEASIIFITHDLGVIAEIADRVIVMYKGHIVEEGNVLDIFQAPKHPYTKSLLACRPPLKFRMKQLPVVSDFMTVSYNENEERIIEAKDVSVKEVVDQFKITSSVTEQRLDALKKNTPILEVKGLKTYFPTAKNFWGKTTHWVKAVNDVSFKVYPGETLGLVGESGCGKTTLGRTILRLTEATEGQVLFEGKDILTMTPKELKKIRKDVQIIFQDPYSSLNPRMTIGNAIMEPMQVHGILENDEARKAKVIELLETVSLEGKHFNRYPHEFSGGQRQRICVARALALEPRFIICDESVSALDVSVQAQVLNLLLELRHKFNFTYIFISHDLSVVKFMSDRMIVMNKGKIEEMNTADNIYSNPEKEYTQKLIAAIPKGELEDIKQRMSYPK, encoded by the coding sequence ATGGGAAATAAAGACCGAAAGGTATTGTTAGAGGTACGGAACTTAAAAACTTATTTCAAGACAGATGATGGGGTTGCAAAAGCAGTTGACGATGTAAGTTTTACCATTTATAGAGGAGAAACTGTGGGAATTGTAGGGGAATCTGGTTCAGGAAAATCAGTTACTTGCTTATCGATCATGCGTTTGATTGCTAGCCCCCCTGGATACATTGCAGGAGGTGAAATTTTGTACCATCGAACCGATGGCACGGTGGTAGATTTGGTGCAAGCTAGCAAAAGAAAAATGCGCTATTTTAGAGGAAATGAAATCTCTATGATTTTCCAAGAGCCAATGACTTCATTAAACCCTGTCTACACTTGTGGAAACCAAGTAACCGAAACGATTTTACTACACCAAGACACAACAAAAACTAAGGCAAAAGAGTTAACGCTAGAACTTTTTAAGAAAGTAAAATTACCGAACCCTACCCGTATTTTTGATGCCTATCCACACCAATTATCAGGAGGGCAAAAACAACGCGTTATGATCGCAATGGCTTTGTCTTGCAATCCTAATATTTTGGTTGCTGACGAGCCTACTACCGCTTTAGATGTTACCGTACAAAAGGCAATTTTGGAATTGATGGATGACTTGAGGAAAGAAATTGAAGCGTCCATTATTTTTATCACGCACGACTTAGGGGTTATTGCTGAAATCGCTGATCGAGTCATTGTTATGTACAAAGGGCATATCGTTGAAGAAGGAAACGTTCTTGATATTTTCCAAGCCCCCAAACATCCATATACCAAAAGTTTGCTTGCTTGCCGCCCCCCTCTAAAATTTAGAATGAAACAGTTGCCTGTTGTCAGTGATTTTATGACCGTGAGTTATAATGAAAACGAAGAACGAATTATCGAAGCAAAAGATGTTTCGGTAAAAGAAGTCGTAGATCAATTTAAAATTACCTCTTCTGTTACAGAACAGCGACTAGATGCCTTGAAAAAAAACACACCGATATTAGAAGTGAAAGGTCTAAAAACCTACTTCCCCACAGCAAAAAACTTCTGGGGCAAAACAACTCACTGGGTCAAGGCTGTTAACGACGTTAGTTTCAAAGTTTATCCTGGCGAAACATTAGGCTTAGTTGGGGAATCTGGTTGTGGCAAAACAACTTTAGGACGAACGATTCTTCGTTTAACCGAGGCAACGGAAGGACAAGTATTGTTTGAGGGGAAAGACATTCTGACAATGACACCCAAAGAGCTAAAAAAGATTCGAAAAGATGTCCAAATAATTTTCCAAGACCCCTACTCTTCTCTCAATCCTAGAATGACCATTGGCAATGCTATTATGGAACCCATGCAAGTCCATGGAATATTAGAAAATGATGAAGCAAGAAAGGCAAAAGTTATCGAATTACTTGAAACGGTTAGTTTGGAGGGCAAACATTTTAATCGTTATCCTCATGAGTTTTCGGGAGGGCAACGACAACGAATTTGTGTAGCACGTGCCTTAGCCTTAGAACCTCGTTTTATCATCTGTGATGAGTCGGTATCCGCCTTAGATGTTTCCGTTCAAGCCCAAGTCCTTAATTTGCTATTGGAGTTGAGACATAAATTTAATTTTACGTATATCTTTATTTCCCACGACCTCTCCGTTGTAAAATTCATGAGCGACCGTATGATTGTTATGAATAAAGGAAAGATAGAAGAAATGAATACAGCGGATAACATCTATTCAAATCCAGAAAAAGAGTATACACAAAAATTAATTGCTGCTATTCCAAAAGGAGAACTAGAAGATATCAAACAACGTATGTCCTATCCGAAATAA